The genomic DNA GACACCCATGCACTTTgaagcctttttgtttttgagaaaTTCTGTATGAAATCAAGTATTCATAAGGAGCTAAATGATCTATTTTGACACAGCCATCATCCACACAGGCTACATTTTTTTGGCTCAGAAAGTGTTTCCAGAATGGTTGTCATTCAGGAAGAAATAGGGGTTTATAAAAATTCATGTAGATTTAGTCCCAGAGGCAATAAATGTGTCTTTGGAATTAATATGGTCTTCAGAAAGATTCCCAAACCAAGACTAGCTGTGAATATGGAATCAGATTCCAGCATAAcaggaaagtgagaaaaatatttttataacaatAAGAAGAGCAATTAAAATCCTTTGTCAgatttcaggaggaaaaaaaaaaagtgtttaaaaataggCTGAAATGTTATTGTAGCCTAATTCCACATGAATGACTACAAAAATGGGTTGTCTTTCTACCACTCAAACTGTTTCCAAGTATCTGCTGTCATAGACAACAGAACATaacaatctgaaaaataaaatcatgccagatttttttttttcgcttGTGTCTCATAACTGGATGTAGCATCAATATAATTTAGTAGAAGATTTTTGGACtgagttttgggtttgttttgttttgcgttttttttttggtctgctTTCCCACCGTCTGACAAATACAAACATCTTGCAGTTTGTCTCACATTCTATATTTCAGATTCCCAGCTCTCTAACTCCCACATTTCTGATTCTGTAAATGCATCTGCTACAGGAGCTGATACAAGTAGCTGTAACCTCTTCTCTTACTCTATAATCTAATGCACTTAGCGAGCCAATGAATATGTGTGAAAGGAGGGGCTTTCTGGCTAAGGGACTCCTTGCAGGGGAACAGCTGTTAGAACAGCAAAACCTCAACCGAAGCCAGGCACACACATCTCTCAGTGGTTTTGTGCATCTAGGTCTGGCAAGACAATtccctcctctctttctctcactgcaaaaagtgagaaaactagCACAAAGAAACTTAAAGAAGACGTGATCTCAATTGTGAAACGTTTCAGAAGATCCAGTAATGGCCTGGATCAGCAATATCTCCTGGTTTAATCACTTTGCTCTCCATGAAGAACGTTTCAGGAGGTACTTGAACAGCACTGAGGATTACTTAGCCTTCCTATGTGGGCCCAGACGGAGCCATCTGTTCTTGCCTATGGCTTTGGTGTACACCCTCATCTTTGTTGTTGGGGTGGTAGGTAACTTCTTAGTTTGCCTAGTAATCCTCAAGCATCGGAACATGAAGACCCCAACCAATTACTATCTCTTCAGCCTTGCCATCTCAGACCTGCTTGTGCTGCTTTTTGGGATGCCACTGGAAGTCTATGAGATGTGGAGCAACTACCCCTTCTTGTTTGGGCCTGTTGGCTGCTATTTCAAGACAGCGCTCTTTGAGACTGTGTGTTTTGCCTCCATCCTCAGCGTGACCACAGTCAGTGTGGAGAGATACATCGCTGTCCTTCATCCTTTCCGTGCCAAGCTGAAGAGCACTCGCAAGCGTGCCCTGAGGACCATCGTGGTGCTCTGGGTGCTCTCTGTCCTCTTTGCCCTCCCCAACACGGGCACCCATGGCATCATGCTGCAGTATTTCCCCAATGGCACCCTGGTCCCCGGCTCTGCTACCTGCACTGTAGTCATGCCCATGTGGATCTACAACTGCATTGTCCAGattacttcatttcttttctatttGCTGCCTATGGGGGTAATAAGTGTGCTGTACTATCTGATGGGGCTAAGAGTAAGTCCTACTCCAAATATGCTCAGTGTTTCCTTAGCTCATTCTTGTGTTTGTGTCTGTATGTGTCTTTTAAGTGATTTCACCTTTTTCTTGCCAATTTGTTCTCCCTtctcaccccccccccccaccccccaaatgtatttcaaaactCTGAAAACAGTGGATCCAACTCTTTCTTTGGTGTAATCCCATTCTCAAATGAATATAGCTGTGTTGGAGAATAATTTACTccaatcttttttaaaaacttaccATCACTGCTGCTCACATTTGAATGTTACTTAAACATCAAAGTCTGTAGATTGATTTCAGCCTCTCAGAGGTTTGCACCTTTGCAGTGGGGACCAGAAGAAAatagaacaaaaggaaaatgggaaaagaacaaaaaggaatAGACTAGTGATTGAATCATGTGTATTTGTTATCCCACTTCTTGTGACTGTGGAAATTCCATTacattactttatttttttccttccctagaGACCGTGATAATATTTGGTTGTTAAAAGTCATGAAGTTGTCATAAACTGAAGAGCTGCAGCTAGTAAATTCAGCAACCGTTTCTTTATATAATTATGTCACAGTTTCACCATCGATTAAGGCTACCTTAGAGCTCATATTCTATGTTCAGAAAGTGAGACTAATTTTATCAAGTATTCATCATCtaaaaacacagataaaacaatcagtgtcacagtatcacaaaGCTATATAGCACAATGAAATGCACTGTTaatcattgtttttttcttctcatatgttacatatatttagaaaatataaatCCTATGTCATTGCACCGAATGtaatttaaagttttaaaagctgtgtCTGATCATATAGCAAGAAAGGGGTGAAATATGCTACTAGAGACAAATTAACTTACCAAATAACGTGGAAGAAATTCAGCCATATGTGTGCTGGTGTCTATATCATTTTGCTGTGGTAGCTGAATTTTACTGTTATCTGAAACTCTTTTCCTTACCCAGGAAAAACTGCAAGGATTAACTGCCAAAAATCCGTAGTACACAGCAGATCTTTGAAGCAATGAATGAGTTAAATTATTCCCACTGCCCAGTGGCTGTTGTGAGGTCTTCACATAGTTTCATTGAAAATCTTACAGAGTAAGACCTGAAGTGAGGGAAAAGTGCTGAAAATATAGCtgttagaaaa from Columba livia isolate bColLiv1 breed racing homer chromosome 14, bColLiv1.pat.W.v2, whole genome shotgun sequence includes the following:
- the NMUR2 gene encoding neuromedin-U receptor 2 isoform X1, yielding MAWISNISWFNHFALHEERFRRYLNSTEDYLAFLCGPRRSHLFLPMALVYTLIFVVGVVGNFLVCLVILKHRNMKTPTNYYLFSLAISDLLVLLFGMPLEVYEMWSNYPFLFGPVGCYFKTALFETVCFASILSVTTVSVERYIAVLHPFRAKLKSTRKRALRTIVVLWVLSVLFALPNTGTHGIMLQYFPNGTLVPGSATCTVVMPMWIYNCIVQITSFLFYLLPMGVISVLYYLMGLRLKGDKSLEVEEVAMNVQRPSRKSVTKMLFVLVMVFAICWAPFHIDRLFFSFVVEWTEPLANIFNLIHVVSGIFFYLSSAVNPIIYNLLSQRFRMAFLSVISPCCKHWAPTHPSSKTPAQQSIFVIEDHNLMDSAEDTSLPGTHRTSVSSSQLSTGL
- the NMUR2 gene encoding neuromedin-U receptor 2 isoform X2, yielding MAWISNISWFNHFALHEERFRRYLNSTEDYLAFLCGPRRSHLFLPMALVYTLIFVVGVVGNFLVCLVILKHRNMKTPTNYYLFSLAISDLLVLLFGMPLEVYEMWSNYPFLFGPVGCYFKTALFETVCFASILSVTTVSVERYIAVLHPFRAKLKSTRKRALRTIVVLWVLSVLFALPNTGTHGIMLQYFPNGTLVPGSATCTVVMPMWIYNCIVQITSFLFYLLPMGVISVLYYLMGLRLKGDKSLEVEEVAMNVQRPSRKSVTKMLFVLVMVFAICWAPFHIDRLFFSFVVEWTEPLANIFNLIHVVSGDVRHAWKSFLMFGGQ